A region of Acidisarcina sp. DNA encodes the following proteins:
- a CDS encoding glycoside hydrolase family 125 protein, translated as MDRRSFVAGSIALASAAATPSLFSSDRAFAQSAAAPPSKRPEPGKRKFVSTAVDERIAQVKKKIRNPQLAWLFENCYPNTLDTTVDFSTSDGQPDTFVITGDIDAMWLRDSTAQTTPYLSLVHLDPHLREMYRGLMRRQARCILIDPYANAFYSSARYGEWKDDETTMKPGVHERKWEIDSLCYPIRLAYLYWQQTHDPVPFTAEWSQAAHRIVETFRVEQRITADSPYRFARKATSFTDNAPNDGRGNPTRKIGLIHSAFRPSDDSCLFPFLVPSNMFARTSLDQLAVIAREVLHDASLESSAKSLSAQLAKALEEYAITEHPKHGRIFAYEIDGYGNRLWMDDANAPGLVSLAYLGCLDRKDSLYQNTRNFALSEDNPYYMRGKYAEGVGGPHTGPGTIWPLSIIMRALTSTDSAEIKNCIEMLMRTDAGTGFMHESLDPNNPGKFTRSWFAWCNSLFGEMIATMADQHPDLLSSI; from the coding sequence ATGGATCGCCGTAGTTTTGTAGCTGGATCAATTGCCTTGGCTTCCGCCGCGGCCACGCCATCACTCTTCTCTTCCGATAGAGCCTTTGCACAGAGCGCAGCCGCTCCGCCCTCCAAAAGACCCGAGCCAGGCAAACGAAAGTTTGTATCGACCGCGGTAGACGAACGCATAGCCCAGGTCAAGAAAAAGATTCGCAATCCGCAATTAGCATGGCTCTTTGAGAATTGTTATCCCAACACTCTGGACACCACCGTGGATTTCTCCACCTCGGATGGCCAGCCAGATACGTTCGTCATCACCGGAGATATCGACGCGATGTGGCTGCGCGACTCCACTGCGCAAACCACTCCCTATCTATCTCTGGTCCATCTGGATCCCCACCTGCGCGAGATGTACCGTGGGCTGATGCGCCGCCAGGCTCGCTGTATCCTGATCGATCCGTATGCGAATGCCTTCTACTCATCCGCCCGCTATGGCGAATGGAAGGATGACGAAACCACCATGAAGCCCGGCGTCCATGAGCGCAAGTGGGAGATCGATTCGCTCTGCTACCCCATCCGTCTCGCCTATCTTTACTGGCAGCAGACGCACGACCCGGTTCCCTTTACTGCCGAATGGAGCCAGGCCGCGCATCGCATCGTTGAAACTTTCCGCGTCGAGCAGCGCATCACCGCCGATTCTCCGTATCGCTTTGCGCGCAAGGCCACCAGCTTTACGGACAACGCCCCCAACGACGGCCGCGGCAATCCCACCCGCAAGATCGGCCTCATCCACTCCGCGTTTCGTCCCTCGGACGACAGTTGCCTGTTCCCATTTCTCGTGCCGTCGAACATGTTCGCCCGGACGTCGCTTGATCAACTGGCAGTGATCGCGCGTGAGGTCCTGCACGATGCATCGCTCGAAAGCTCTGCGAAGAGCCTCTCCGCGCAACTGGCGAAGGCTCTGGAAGAATACGCCATCACGGAACATCCGAAGCACGGCAGAATCTTTGCCTACGAAATCGACGGCTACGGAAACCGCCTGTGGATGGACGACGCCAATGCTCCCGGCCTTGTATCCCTCGCCTATCTGGGCTGTCTCGATCGCAAGGATTCGCTCTACCAGAACACCCGCAACTTCGCCCTCAGCGAAGACAATCCCTACTACATGCGCGGCAAGTATGCCGAGGGTGTAGGCGGCCCGCACACCGGCCCGGGAACCATCTGGCCACTCTCGATCATCATGCGCGCGCTCACCAGCACCGATTCCGCCGAAATCAAGAACTGCATCGAGATGCTGATGCGCACCGATGCAGGCACAGGATTCATGCACGAGTCGCTCGATCCCAATAACCCCGGGAAGTTTACACGGTCCTGGTTTGCCTGGTGCAATTCCCTCTTCGGTGAAATGATCGCCACGATGGCCGACCAACACCCCGACCTGCTCTCGTCCATTTAG
- a CDS encoding CocE/NonD family hydrolase has product MRKTETQILVTLVAMFFTLPTAGIAQQKPAAPAEDYVKAHYTKYEYRIPMRGGKKLFTSVYVPKNASEPYPILMDRTPYSVAPYGEDQYKSSLGPSDEFEKAGYIFVYQDVRGRFLSEGEFVEMHPHIDVKKGPQDVDDASDTYDTIEYLLKHVPNNNGKVGIWGISYPGFYTSASMIDSHPALKACSPQAPMTDLFQGDDSYHGGAFMLSASFGFYTFFKPFPEPSLPPREPSFQFSTPDSYEFYLNAGSLSNLNKTYLQGKNRLFTDQISHDTYDSYWQQRDLSRHLKNVKCAVMTVGGWFDAEDLSGPFKVYHAVEHNNPGTPNALVIGPWVHGGWARSEGDHLGDVQFNAKTAEFFRANLQFPFFEHYLKGKGEAPAEAEVFETGTNVWRKYASWPPKAAQAKMLYLRAGGKLSFDPPTESGSVDEYVSDPAHPVPFVSYTTDTVPQRYMVDDQRFASRRTDVLVYQSDVLEEDVTIAGPVSPKLKVASSGTDSDFVVKLIDVYPNDYPDPEEDMVGKRVLSAPPLRMGGYQQLLRGEPMRAKFRNSWEKPEPLSPGKMTELDFTMPDLNHTFRKGHRIMVQVQSSWFPLVDRNPQSFVDIPNARPEDFHKATEQIFVGKGSASGVEVMVLPQP; this is encoded by the coding sequence ATGCGGAAGACTGAAACTCAAATACTTGTCACGCTGGTAGCAATGTTCTTTACGCTCCCAACCGCAGGGATAGCGCAACAGAAGCCTGCGGCACCCGCCGAGGACTATGTCAAAGCGCACTACACAAAATATGAATACCGCATTCCGATGCGTGGCGGGAAGAAGCTGTTCACCTCGGTCTACGTGCCGAAGAATGCGTCGGAGCCCTATCCGATTTTGATGGATCGCACGCCCTACAGCGTCGCCCCTTATGGAGAAGATCAGTATAAGTCGTCGTTAGGACCATCGGATGAATTCGAGAAGGCTGGTTACATCTTTGTTTACCAGGATGTGCGTGGCCGCTTCCTGTCGGAAGGTGAATTTGTCGAGATGCATCCGCACATCGACGTGAAGAAGGGACCGCAGGATGTGGATGATGCGTCGGATACCTACGACACAATCGAGTACCTGTTGAAGCATGTGCCGAATAACAACGGCAAGGTCGGTATCTGGGGAATCTCGTATCCGGGCTTCTATACTTCGGCCAGCATGATTGATTCCCATCCGGCGCTGAAGGCCTGTTCGCCGCAGGCTCCGATGACGGATCTCTTTCAGGGCGATGATTCCTATCATGGGGGCGCCTTCATGCTCTCGGCAAGCTTTGGCTTCTATACATTCTTCAAGCCGTTTCCGGAGCCGAGCCTGCCACCACGAGAGCCGTCCTTTCAGTTCAGCACACCGGACAGCTATGAGTTTTATCTCAATGCCGGTTCGCTCTCGAATCTGAACAAGACGTATCTCCAGGGAAAGAACCGCCTCTTCACCGACCAGATCTCTCACGATACCTATGACAGCTATTGGCAACAGCGAGACTTGTCGCGCCACCTGAAGAACGTGAAGTGCGCGGTAATGACCGTGGGAGGATGGTTTGATGCGGAGGACCTCTCTGGTCCGTTCAAGGTGTATCACGCTGTCGAGCACAACAATCCAGGGACTCCGAATGCTTTGGTGATCGGCCCATGGGTTCACGGTGGCTGGGCGCGCTCGGAGGGAGATCATTTGGGCGATGTGCAGTTCAACGCGAAGACGGCGGAATTCTTTCGCGCAAATCTGCAGTTTCCATTCTTTGAACACTATCTGAAAGGGAAGGGCGAAGCGCCAGCGGAGGCGGAGGTGTTTGAGACGGGCACGAATGTGTGGCGCAAATATGCAAGCTGGCCGCCGAAGGCAGCGCAGGCAAAGATGCTCTATCTGCGTGCCGGAGGAAAGCTCTCCTTCGATCCTCCCACAGAGAGTGGCTCGGTGGATGAGTATGTGAGCGACCCGGCGCACCCGGTGCCGTTCGTCTCCTACACGACAGACACCGTGCCGCAACGCTACATGGTGGACGATCAGCGATTCGCCTCACGCCGCACGGATGTGCTGGTATACCAGAGCGACGTGCTGGAAGAAGACGTGACGATCGCAGGCCCGGTTTCTCCAAAGTTAAAGGTTGCGTCATCGGGGACTGATTCGGATTTTGTCGTGAAGCTGATCGATGTGTATCCCAACGATTATCCCGATCCGGAAGAGGACATGGTGGGTAAGCGGGTGCTGAGTGCTCCGCCGCTGCGTATGGGCGGATATCAGCAGCTGCTGCGTGGCGAGCCGATGCGCGCCAAATTCCGCAACAGTTGGGAGAAGCCTGAGCCTTTAAGCCCCGGCAAGATGACAGAGTTGGACTTCACCATGCCGGACTTGAACCACACCTTCCGTAAAGGACACAGGATTATGGTTCAGGTGCAAAGCTCCTGGTTTCCGCTCGTGGATCGGAACCCGCAGAGCTTTGTCGACATACCGAATGCCAGGCCGGAGGACTTCCACAAGGCTACGGAGCAGATCTTTGTTGGAAAGGGAAGCGCCTCGGGAGTGGAAGTGATGGTGCTGCCTCAGCCGTGA
- a CDS encoding DUF4126 domain-containing protein: MTAFTPSTIAALVIAASFAAGLNVYATVLTLGLLAHAHWVQLPQGLEVLSRWWVIGISGALFAAEFIADKIPGFDMVWNTMHTFIRVPVAALIAYGATSHLSPGMQVLATTAGATIALAAHGSKTAVRAVLTPSPEPVSNIALSTTEDGVAIGLTWLVTQHPWTAATIAAALTLIAILMTRWMVKTLRRLWHRTAQAPVA; the protein is encoded by the coding sequence ATGACCGCCTTCACTCCAAGCACGATCGCGGCGCTGGTGATCGCTGCAAGCTTCGCTGCCGGTTTGAATGTCTATGCCACTGTGCTTACGCTCGGCCTGCTTGCGCATGCGCACTGGGTCCAGTTGCCGCAGGGGTTGGAGGTACTCTCGCGATGGTGGGTCATCGGCATCAGCGGAGCGCTCTTCGCAGCGGAATTCATCGCAGATAAAATTCCCGGCTTTGACATGGTCTGGAACACCATGCACACGTTCATTCGTGTTCCAGTTGCGGCCCTGATCGCCTACGGAGCCACCTCGCACCTCTCGCCTGGAATGCAGGTGCTCGCCACCACAGCTGGCGCCACGATTGCTCTAGCAGCCCATGGATCGAAGACGGCGGTGCGCGCCGTTCTCACACCGAGTCCAGAGCCTGTTTCTAATATCGCCCTCAGCACTACCGAGGACGGAGTTGCCATAGGCCTGACATGGCTCGTGACGCAACACCCGTGGACTGCTGCCACCATTGCCGCGGCGCTTACCCTGATTGCGATCCTGATGACTCGATGGATGGTGAAGACACTGCGCCGCCTGTGGCATCGTACGGCGCAGGCACCGGTTGCCTGA
- a CDS encoding glycoside hydrolase family 2 protein: MNLPAQETQQSVSLDSGWEFREIPTAAPAPGDMPSEWRPAKVPGDVHLDLIANKLIPDPFYRDNEAKLQWIENADWEYRKTLQVTPEMLRHQHLDMVFDGLDAYAEIYINDKLALTADNMFLGWRIDARPLLKAGDNQLRIVFPSPIRAAEKIAVKDPWRSRTKVEAKTYIRKAAYEYGWDWGPRFVTSGIWRPARMEMWDKARIADLYIHQKDVSASVAHLSIEAEVIASGDGGATLAVDYGTGEKRATVSRNVVLAKGVNHVILPLDINQPERWFPIGYGAQPIYKFNARLSIGKKLEAERQARAGLRSIVLRRDLDQWGRSFEINVNGIPIFAKGADVIPFDSFPSRVTTAQYRQVLESARDANMNMIRHWGGGYYETDEFYDMCDELGLMIWQDFMFGNDWQPGTYAFKQGVEKEAEYQVTRLRNHPSIVLWSGNNETEAAMSWNGRQSLPADVKLQMWQDYLTIFSGILDRTVNRLNPETPYWPSSPSADYEELSENFQSGDMHDWSVWHGRVPFTEYEKHFPRFMTEFGFQSFPEQRTVDAFTLPEDRTSIFTPVMLSHQKNNAGNSIIRDYMQRYYGTPKDFNNFLYASQVLQAEAMRIGAEHLRRTRPRAMGAIYWQLNDCWPVASWASLDSYGRWKALQYYAKRFYSPLLVSPHVENGVLAVYVVSDKMTPTNAQLRLRLMNLDGTVIRDEQQTVEIPALSSKSYMVWPLTEFVSKDGTDSAQIYGAAELLVGGQRVSSNIVYLAPPKLVHLPVAAIEATLAQSGDAYTLRLASKALARSVYASFGNHDVKMSDNYIDLLPGEAQEIRITSKALLEDLRSSLKVISLVDAIGPTAEAVEPSVAH, from the coding sequence ATGAATCTTCCTGCGCAGGAGACCCAGCAGAGCGTTTCGCTGGATTCGGGATGGGAGTTTCGCGAGATTCCCACGGCGGCGCCTGCACCCGGAGACATGCCATCGGAGTGGAGGCCAGCAAAGGTTCCCGGCGATGTGCATCTGGATCTGATTGCGAACAAGCTGATTCCCGATCCTTTCTACCGGGACAATGAGGCGAAACTGCAATGGATCGAGAATGCCGATTGGGAGTATCGCAAAACTCTCCAGGTGACCCCGGAGATGCTACGCCACCAGCATTTGGACATGGTATTTGACGGCCTGGACGCATATGCAGAGATCTACATCAACGACAAACTGGCGCTGACCGCGGACAACATGTTCCTCGGCTGGCGCATCGATGCCAGGCCGTTGTTGAAGGCGGGGGACAATCAGCTTCGCATTGTCTTTCCGTCTCCTATACGTGCGGCGGAGAAGATCGCGGTGAAGGATCCGTGGCGTTCGCGGACGAAGGTGGAAGCAAAGACCTATATTCGCAAAGCTGCGTATGAATATGGCTGGGACTGGGGCCCGCGTTTTGTGACCAGCGGAATCTGGCGTCCGGCCCGCATGGAGATGTGGGATAAGGCAAGGATCGCCGATCTTTACATCCACCAGAAGGATGTCAGTGCGTCCGTTGCACACTTGTCGATTGAGGCAGAGGTCATTGCCTCCGGCGATGGTGGGGCGACCCTTGCCGTGGATTACGGCACAGGGGAGAAGCGCGCGACAGTCTCCCGCAACGTGGTACTGGCCAAGGGAGTCAACCACGTGATTCTGCCGCTGGACATCAACCAGCCGGAGCGCTGGTTCCCAATTGGCTATGGCGCCCAACCTATTTACAAATTCAATGCCAGGTTGAGTATCGGTAAAAAACTGGAGGCGGAGCGGCAGGCGCGCGCAGGATTGCGCTCGATCGTGTTGCGGCGTGATCTGGACCAGTGGGGCAGATCGTTTGAGATAAACGTGAATGGGATCCCGATCTTTGCCAAGGGTGCAGATGTGATTCCATTCGACTCATTTCCCAGCCGTGTGACAACGGCGCAATACCGGCAGGTACTTGAGTCGGCTCGCGATGCCAACATGAACATGATCCGGCACTGGGGCGGCGGCTACTACGAGACGGACGAGTTCTATGACATGTGCGATGAACTCGGCCTTATGATCTGGCAGGACTTCATGTTTGGGAACGATTGGCAGCCCGGCACATACGCCTTCAAGCAGGGGGTGGAGAAGGAAGCCGAGTATCAGGTGACGCGTCTGCGCAACCATCCAAGCATCGTGCTCTGGTCGGGGAACAATGAGACCGAAGCGGCGATGTCCTGGAATGGACGCCAGAGTCTGCCCGCCGATGTGAAGCTGCAGATGTGGCAGGACTACCTGACCATCTTCAGCGGGATTCTGGATCGCACTGTGAACCGGCTCAACCCCGAGACACCTTACTGGCCAAGCTCTCCTTCAGCGGATTATGAGGAACTCTCGGAGAACTTTCAGTCCGGGGACATGCATGACTGGAGTGTCTGGCATGGACGTGTTCCGTTTACCGAATATGAAAAGCATTTTCCGCGATTCATGACGGAATTCGGTTTCCAGTCATTTCCGGAACAGCGCACGGTGGATGCTTTTACACTGCCGGAGGATCGAACCAGCATTTTTACCCCGGTGATGTTGTCGCATCAGAAGAACAACGCAGGGAATTCGATTATTCGCGATTACATGCAGCGGTATTACGGCACGCCAAAAGACTTCAATAACTTTCTTTATGCCAGCCAGGTATTGCAGGCGGAGGCGATGCGGATTGGCGCGGAGCATTTGCGCCGGACAAGACCGCGCGCGATGGGTGCGATCTACTGGCAGTTGAACGATTGCTGGCCTGTGGCATCCTGGGCCAGCCTGGATTCTTATGGACGCTGGAAGGCTCTCCAATACTATGCGAAACGGTTTTATAGTCCACTGCTCGTCTCTCCGCACGTGGAGAACGGAGTGCTGGCCGTATACGTCGTCTCGGACAAGATGACGCCGACGAATGCACAGCTTCGGCTTCGGCTGATGAACCTGGATGGCACAGTGATTCGCGACGAGCAGCAAACGGTGGAGATACCGGCGCTTTCCAGCAAGAGCTACATGGTGTGGCCGCTGACGGAATTTGTGAGCAAGGACGGAACCGACTCCGCGCAGATTTATGGCGCTGCGGAGTTGCTGGTTGGCGGTCAACGAGTTTCCAGCAACATCGTTTACCTTGCCCCACCGAAGCTGGTGCATCTGCCTGTAGCTGCCATCGAGGCTACGCTGGCGCAATCGGGCGATGCATACACCTTGCGGCTTGCATCGAAGGCGCTGGCGCGGAGCGTCTACGCATCCTTCGGGAACCACGACGTGAAGATGTCAGATAACTACATCGATCTTCTTCCAGGAGAAGCACAGGAAATCAGGATCACCAGCAAGGCATTGTTGGAGGATCTACGTTCGAGCCTGAAAGTAATTTCTCTGGTAGACGCCATTGGTCCGACAGCCGAGGCTGTCGAGCCCTCCGTAGCACATTAA